One window of Anas acuta chromosome 23, bAnaAcu1.1, whole genome shotgun sequence genomic DNA carries:
- the MSANTD2 gene encoding myb/SANT-like DNA-binding domain-containing protein 2 isoform X5: MEGDLLPECCLKPFRETLRRCYSRVKEHGVGKRKSSYTFEQLEQVFGQGGWDSQPCQPVLINSSGLYQELESDGSTMEEYSQEDWGNHSQDLHCYQTGEQELDEMPTTKRTLKIKQESSEDTQKRDVMQNIMQILESVQLKWELFQSWTDFSRLHLSNKLAIFGIGYNTRWKEDIRYHYAEISSQVPLGKRLREYFNSEKPEGRVIMTRVQKMNWKNVYYKFLEITISEARCLELHMEIDWIPIAHSKPTGGNIVQYLLPGGIPKSPGLYAIGYEECHEKPHSPLMEHRGTDPGNETQGELEVPSPQASLRVEMESARIIYCYLGIAEVRTLQQCLFLHFQANTKTFSKEWVGINAFLSQNCIVEPGVSPKSIYIKFVEVERDFLSAGSLVECLEKAIGYPLKFNN, translated from the exons ACCCTTCGCAGGTGTTACAGCCGTGTGAAGGAGCATGGTGTcgggaagaggaaaagcagctaCACATTTGAACAGCTGGAGCAGGTGTTTGGACAGGGAGGATGGGAttcacagccctgccagcctgTCCTCATTAACAGCAGTGGCTTGTACCAAGAGCTGGAGTCAGATGGCAGCACGATGGAAGAGTATTCGCAGGAGGACTGGGGAAACCACAGTCAGGATCTTCATTGCTACCAGACCGGTGAACAGGAATTGG ATGAAATGCCTACcacaaaaagaacattaaagatAAAACAGGAATCTTCAGAAGACACTCA GAAGCGCGACGTGATGCAGAACATTATGCAAATCCTGGAGTCTGTCCAGTTGAAGTGGGAGCTGTTTCAGAGCTGGACAGACTTCTCCAGGCTACATCTCTCTAACAAACTGGCCATTTTTGGCATCGGTTACAACACACGCTGGAAGGAGGACATTCGCTACCACTACGCAGAGATCAGCTCGCAGGTGCCCCTTGGCAAACGGCTCCGGGAGTATTTCAACTCGGAGAAGCCAGAGGGCAGGGTTATCATGACCAGAGTACAgaaaatgaactggaaaaatgTTTACTACAAATTCCTAGAGATCACTATTAGTGAAGCAAGGTGCCTCGAGCTGCACATGGAGATTGACTGGATACCCATTGCTCACTCCAAGCCAACGGGAGGAAATATCGTTCAGTATTTATTACCAGGAGGCATCCCCAAAAGCCCGGGCTTGTATGCCATTGGGTATGAAGAGTGTCATGAGAAGCCCCACTCGCCTCTCATGGAGCACCGAGGCACCGATCCTGGCAATGAGACTCAAGGGGAGCTGGAAGTGCCATCACCGCAGGCATCTCTCCGGGTGGAGATGGAGTCTGCCCGTATTATCTACTGTTACCTTGGTATTGCTGAGGTCAGAACTCTCCAGCAGTGcctgtttttacattttcaggCAAACACCAAAACCTTCAGCAAAGAGTGGGTTGGGATCAATGCGTTTTTATCTCAGAACTGCATTGTAGAGCCCGGTGTCTCACCAAAATCCATCTACATCAAATTTGTGGAAGTGGAGAgggattttctttctgctggctCTTTGGTAGAGTGCCTGGAAAAAGCCATTGGATACCCCTTAAAATTTAACAACTGA
- the ESAM gene encoding endothelial cell-selective adhesion molecule, with amino-acid sequence MGALPPGALALAALLGVCSAVLEVHVGTGSVFSVEGQGVVLPAWYTSRSQKKPYVTWLLDKADADPFQILTYLDGVVKVEETELKPRVGFLYPVLTHNISVFINSTRERDSGQYMCTVNVVDDATSTGKNVAVINLTVLVPPAPPACQLRGSPAVGANVTLSCASEKGKPSPAYQWQRMAPTLQVFFPPAQDRARGTLKLTNLSLDMSGLYKCVAENQAGSAECRIILEVHSTREGAIIAGAVLGSLGALATVAFFARRLVGYRRKKRDGQEEAANEIKEDAVAPKTPSWTRTPPADAISKTSTLSSIAGARDRPYGASPLSDTASVLTAAGSYRGPHRAGGCPPPTNGAPWHPPQPPATPGGLPPSSLARAGAIPVMVPAQSRAGSLV; translated from the exons aTGGGCGCGCTGCCGCCGGGCGCGCTGGCGCTGGCTGCGCTGCTGG GTGTCTGCTCGGCTGTGCTGGAGGTGCACGTGGGGACAGGCTCCGTCTTCTCCGTGGAGGGGCAGGGAGTGGTGCTGCCTGCCTGGTACACCAGCCGCTCACAGAAAAAGCCCTAtgtcacctggctgctggaTAAGGCTGATGCTGACCCCTTCCAG ATCCTAACATACCTGGATGGGGTGGTGAAGGTGGAGGAGACAGAGCTGAAGCCCCGCGTGGGGTTCCTGTACCCTGTCCTCACCCACAACATCTCAGTTTTCATCAACTCCACACGGGAGCGTGACTCAGGCCAGTATATGTGCACTGTCAACGTGGTGGATGATGCCACCAGCACGGGCAAGAACGTGGCCGTCATCAACCTCACGGTGCTGG TGCCGCCAGCCCCCCCCGCCTGCCAGCTTCGGGGCAGCCCCGCGGTGGGGGCCAACGTGACGCTGAGCTGTGCCTCTGAGAAGGGCAAGCCCTCACCCGCCTACCAGTGGCAGCGCATGGCGCCCACCCTGCAGGTCTTCTTCCCCCCTGCCCAGG ACCGGGCTAGGGGCACCCTCAAGCTGACGAACCTCTCGCTGGACATGTCGGGCCTCTACAAATGTGTGGCTGAGAACCAAGCAGGCTCAGCTGAGTGCCGCATCATCCTGGAGGTGCACTCAA CCAGGGAGGGGGCCATCATCGCTGGTGCCGTGCTGGGTTCCCTGGGTGCTCTAGCTACTGTCGCCTTCTTTGCCCGCCGGCTTGTCGGCTACCGGAGGAAGAAACGTGACGGCCAGGAGGAGGCAGCCAACGAGATCAA GGAAGATGCCGtggcccccaaaaccccctcctGGACACGGACCCCCCCCGCAGATGCCATCTCCAAGACCAGCACCTTGTCTTCCATTGCGGGTGCCCGGGACAGACCCTATGGGGCCTCACCCCTCTCCGACACTGCCTCTGTCCtcacagctgctggcagctaCCGGGGACCCCACCGGGCTGGGGGATGCCCCCCTCCCACCAACGGGGCCCCCTGGcaccccccgcagccccctgccactCCAGGGGGGCTGCCCCCTTCCAGCCTGGCACGGGCAGGTGCCATCCCTGTCatggtgccagcacagagccGGGCTGGCTCCTTGGTGTGA
- the MSANTD2 gene encoding myb/SANT-like DNA-binding domain-containing protein 2 isoform X4 codes for MAASCGSSQLPAAEPPLKIPKMETLRRCYSRVKEHGVGKRKSSYTFEQLEQVFGQGGWDSQPCQPVLINSSGLYQELESDGSTMEEYSQEDWGNHSQDLHCYQTGEQELDEMPTTKRTLKIKQESSEDTQKRDVMQNIMQILESVQLKWELFQSWTDFSRLHLSNKLAIFGIGYNTRWKEDIRYHYAEISSQVPLGKRLREYFNSEKPEGRVIMTRVQKMNWKNVYYKFLEITISEARCLELHMEIDWIPIAHSKPTGGNIVQYLLPGGIPKSPGLYAIGYEECHEKPHSPLMEHRGTDPGNETQGELEVPSPQASLRVEMESARIIYCYLGIAEVRTLQQCLFLHFQANTKTFSKEWVGINAFLSQNCIVEPGVSPKSIYIKFVEVERDFLSAGSLVECLEKAIGYPLKFNN; via the exons ACCCTTCGCAGGTGTTACAGCCGTGTGAAGGAGCATGGTGTcgggaagaggaaaagcagctaCACATTTGAACAGCTGGAGCAGGTGTTTGGACAGGGAGGATGGGAttcacagccctgccagcctgTCCTCATTAACAGCAGTGGCTTGTACCAAGAGCTGGAGTCAGATGGCAGCACGATGGAAGAGTATTCGCAGGAGGACTGGGGAAACCACAGTCAGGATCTTCATTGCTACCAGACCGGTGAACAGGAATTGG ATGAAATGCCTACcacaaaaagaacattaaagatAAAACAGGAATCTTCAGAAGACACTCA GAAGCGCGACGTGATGCAGAACATTATGCAAATCCTGGAGTCTGTCCAGTTGAAGTGGGAGCTGTTTCAGAGCTGGACAGACTTCTCCAGGCTACATCTCTCTAACAAACTGGCCATTTTTGGCATCGGTTACAACACACGCTGGAAGGAGGACATTCGCTACCACTACGCAGAGATCAGCTCGCAGGTGCCCCTTGGCAAACGGCTCCGGGAGTATTTCAACTCGGAGAAGCCAGAGGGCAGGGTTATCATGACCAGAGTACAgaaaatgaactggaaaaatgTTTACTACAAATTCCTAGAGATCACTATTAGTGAAGCAAGGTGCCTCGAGCTGCACATGGAGATTGACTGGATACCCATTGCTCACTCCAAGCCAACGGGAGGAAATATCGTTCAGTATTTATTACCAGGAGGCATCCCCAAAAGCCCGGGCTTGTATGCCATTGGGTATGAAGAGTGTCATGAGAAGCCCCACTCGCCTCTCATGGAGCACCGAGGCACCGATCCTGGCAATGAGACTCAAGGGGAGCTGGAAGTGCCATCACCGCAGGCATCTCTCCGGGTGGAGATGGAGTCTGCCCGTATTATCTACTGTTACCTTGGTATTGCTGAGGTCAGAACTCTCCAGCAGTGcctgtttttacattttcaggCAAACACCAAAACCTTCAGCAAAGAGTGGGTTGGGATCAATGCGTTTTTATCTCAGAACTGCATTGTAGAGCCCGGTGTCTCACCAAAATCCATCTACATCAAATTTGTGGAAGTGGAGAgggattttctttctgctggctCTTTGGTAGAGTGCCTGGAAAAAGCCATTGGATACCCCTTAAAATTTAACAACTGA
- the MSANTD2 gene encoding myb/SANT-like DNA-binding domain-containing protein 2 isoform X6, whose amino-acid sequence MEEYSQEDWGNHSQDLHCYQTGEQELDEMPTTKRTLKIKQESSEDTQKRDVMQNIMQILESVQLKWELFQSWTDFSRLHLSNKLAIFGIGYNTRWKEDIRYHYAEISSQVPLGKRLREYFNSEKPEGRVIMTRVQKMNWKNVYYKFLEITISEARCLELHMEIDWIPIAHSKPTGGNIVQYLLPGGIPKSPGLYAIGYEECHEKPHSPLMEHRGTDPGNETQGELEVPSPQASLRVEMESARIIYCYLGIAEVRTLQQCLFLHFQANTKTFSKEWVGINAFLSQNCIVEPGVSPKSIYIKFVEVERDFLSAGSLVECLEKAIGYPLKFNN is encoded by the exons ATGGAAGAGTATTCGCAGGAGGACTGGGGAAACCACAGTCAGGATCTTCATTGCTACCAGACCGGTGAACAGGAATTGG ATGAAATGCCTACcacaaaaagaacattaaagatAAAACAGGAATCTTCAGAAGACACTCA GAAGCGCGACGTGATGCAGAACATTATGCAAATCCTGGAGTCTGTCCAGTTGAAGTGGGAGCTGTTTCAGAGCTGGACAGACTTCTCCAGGCTACATCTCTCTAACAAACTGGCCATTTTTGGCATCGGTTACAACACACGCTGGAAGGAGGACATTCGCTACCACTACGCAGAGATCAGCTCGCAGGTGCCCCTTGGCAAACGGCTCCGGGAGTATTTCAACTCGGAGAAGCCAGAGGGCAGGGTTATCATGACCAGAGTACAgaaaatgaactggaaaaatgTTTACTACAAATTCCTAGAGATCACTATTAGTGAAGCAAGGTGCCTCGAGCTGCACATGGAGATTGACTGGATACCCATTGCTCACTCCAAGCCAACGGGAGGAAATATCGTTCAGTATTTATTACCAGGAGGCATCCCCAAAAGCCCGGGCTTGTATGCCATTGGGTATGAAGAGTGTCATGAGAAGCCCCACTCGCCTCTCATGGAGCACCGAGGCACCGATCCTGGCAATGAGACTCAAGGGGAGCTGGAAGTGCCATCACCGCAGGCATCTCTCCGGGTGGAGATGGAGTCTGCCCGTATTATCTACTGTTACCTTGGTATTGCTGAGGTCAGAACTCTCCAGCAGTGcctgtttttacattttcaggCAAACACCAAAACCTTCAGCAAAGAGTGGGTTGGGATCAATGCGTTTTTATCTCAGAACTGCATTGTAGAGCCCGGTGTCTCACCAAAATCCATCTACATCAAATTTGTGGAAGTGGAGAgggattttctttctgctggctCTTTGGTAGAGTGCCTGGAAAAAGCCATTGGATACCCCTTAAAATTTAACAACTGA